A window of the Oncorhynchus mykiss isolate Arlee chromosome 15, USDA_OmykA_1.1, whole genome shotgun sequence genome harbors these coding sequences:
- the myl12.1 gene encoding myosin, light chain 12, genome duplicate 1 translates to MSSKRAKGKTTKKRPQRATSNVFAMFDQSQIQEFKEAFNMIDQNRDGFVDKEDLHDMLASLGKNPSDEYLEAMMTEAPGPINFTMFLTMFGEKLNGTDPEDVIRNAFACFDEEGTGVIQEEYLRELLTTMGDRFTDEEVDELFREAPIDKKSNFNYVEFTRILKHGAKDKDD, encoded by the exons ATGTCGAGCAAAAGGGCAAAGGGAAAGACCACCAAGAAGCGCCCCCAGCGTGCTACTAGCAATGTGTTCGCTATGTTTGACCAGTCTCAGATCCAGGAGTTCAAGGAGGCCTTCAACATGATTGACCAGAACCGTGATGGGTTTGTCGACAAGGAGGATCTGCATGACATGCTAGCCTCACTGG GGAAGAACCCGTCTGATGAGTACCTGGAGGCTATGATGACTGAAGCTCCTGGGCCCATCAACTTCACCATGTTCCTCACCATGTTTGGTGAGAAGCTCAACGGCACGGACCCTGAGGACGTAATCAGAAATGCTTTTGCCTGCTTCGACGAAGAGGGTACAG GTGTCATCCAGGAGGAATACCTCAGAGAGCTGCTGACCACCATGGGTGACCGCTTCACAGACGAGGAAGTGGACGAGCTCTTCAGGGAGGCACCCATTGACAAAAAGAGCAACTTCAACTATGTGGAGTTCACGCGCATCCTAAAACACGGAGCCAAGGATAAGGACGATTAA